The Candidatus Eremiobacteraceae bacterium genome segment CGCATACCTGCTCGGCTTAGGCTTTGCGTTCCTGATCGCCCCCGATGCGACGCCGTTCATGATCGGCGCGCTAGCGGTCACCACGTTCCAAGGCGAGCTCGCGCTCGGCGCGCTTCTCATGCTGGCGTTCGGCATCGGTCACGGGCTGCCGGTGTTCGCGGTCGGCGTGCTCGCGCCGTGGTATACGCACCACCCGGCGGTCAAGAAATGGCAGCTCGCCGCTGAGATGGCGGCCGGCTATGTCCTTGTCTTCTTGGCGCTCTTCTTCGTCGTCATCGCATGAGCGCCGATCCGGAGGCCGTGGTGCCCGCAAACGCGCCGCACGCGACACCCGATGTACGTCCGTACATCATCAAGACCTACGACCGCTGGATCATCCTCGTGCTGGTGCTGTTAGGCGGCTGGCTGCTCTTCAAACCGCTCTTCGCGTTTTCGGTATACTATCGCGGCGTAAGCTTCGAGCACATGCTGCGTCTGCGCGTCGCCGAACACTATTACCGCAAAGCCATCAGCGTCGATCCCAAAGTCCCCGAGGGCTGGCTGGGCCTCGGTGAGCTGCAGATGATGCGCGCTCGCTCAGAACCCGATGAATACGCGAACACCATCGACACCTTCACGCGCGGCCTCACCTTCAATCCGAAGAGCGGCGCGCTCGCGTTCTCTTTATGCCGGGCTTACTATGAGATCGGCAAGGACTATCCCAACGCGCTGACGGCGTGTCAAGCGGGCTTCAAGAACGACGACAACAACCGCTTCGCGTGGGACTACGCCGCCTGGGCGAGCCTGCACGTGGGCAAGCGCGACCAGGCGCTGACGTATTGGCGCGAGGCGCTGCGGCGCGGGCACGGGCCCGCGGCCGCATTCATCAAACGCTACTCGAAGAGCGGTTAAGAGGCGGCGTCCGCCGGCGCCGTTGGCGCCGCCGAGCGCAATCTAAAGGACCAGACGATCAGCATCACGCCGAAGATGATGGCGTAGATTCCCAGCACCCATACATACGCCAAGAGCGCCTCGATCGGCGCCCAAGCGAAGATGATGCCGACGATGATCGACAGCACGCCACCGATGCCGAGCAGCCACGGCGCGCCGCCGCTGCCGCCGAAGCGGAACGCTGCGACGAGTTCGAAGATGCCGGTCGTGATCGCCCACACCGCGATCACGAATGCGACCACCACCGCGCTCAGGCCGGTGAACCGGAAGAACACGATGCCGACCGCGACGCCGACGATCGCTTCGAAGATCAGCGGCCACCAGCGATCGCTGTGGACGCCCAGTCGAAAGGCTTGGATGAGCGCGAACACGCCGTCGACCAGCGCATACGCGCCGAACAGATACAGCAGCGCCACGAGCGTGATGCCCGGATAGAAGATGAACAACGCTCCGAAAATGATGCCGACGATGCCGCGGATCAGCAGCACCCACCAATGGTCAGCGATCGTGCCGACGACCTCAGCCGCTAGAGCCATGACCGATCTCCTTTGGACTTGACAGGTGAAAGATGTAACATGACGAGTGAGGACGGAGTTGCGTCGCAGACTGTCGCGTACCCGCCGCCGCCGGGACGCCGTTGTGCGCATGGTAGTAATGCCGGACGCGGACGACAAAGGTGGCTCTCCATAGAGGGAGATCTATTCGTATGAGCGTTTCTCGAGCCGGTTTCTTGAGCGTGCTCGCCGCTGCGGCCGGCATGGGCGTCGCCACGCAGGCCGAAGCGGCAAAGCCGCCGTGGGATCCGCTGCCGCCTCCGCTCAAGTCGCCCAAGCAGCGAGTCGGACGGCGTGCGCTCGTGCTCAGCGGCGGTGGCGCGCGCGGCGCCTATGAAGCGGGCGTTCTGAAGTACCTGTTCAGAGACGCCGACAAAGACGGCCCGCCATTCGATCTCGTCTGCGGCACATCTGCAGGCGCGATCAACGCGGCGTTCGCCGCGCGCGGCAGCCAAGCGTCGATCGCGCAAGCCGAGACGTTCTGGCGCGATCTGCCGAACGAGAAGGTCCTGGTGTTCGAGCCGCAGGTGCAAGACGGCATCACCGCCGTCGACTACCTCATGCAATCGTCGCACCACGGCTATCCTGCGAAGCTGTCCTATCTCGCGCGCGCCAACCAGTCGTTCCACGCCATGGGGCCGCCCAAAGAGCTGGTCTACGTCATGGGCGCGGTCAACGACGACAAGATTCAGGGACTCGTGCGCAAGTACGCCATGACACTCGATGAGCTCAAGCTCAGCCTCGTCATCACGGCGACCAACATCACCGTGCTCGGCTCCGACACGTTCTACAACTTCAACGGCCCGTTCGGCCCGGCGATGCAGCAGAAGTTCTTGAACGCAGCTCGGCTCCTCGCAGCCAAGCAGATCATCGAAGACGCCGACGTGCAGACGCCGCGCGACAGCTACCTGCACCGGTACCGGCTCTCGTCCGACAATTTCATGGACGCGGTGCTCGCCTCGGCCTCCGTGCCGGGCGTCTTCCAGCCGGTGAGCGTCCAACACGACGAGACCGGCGCGGTGAACGCCTACGTCGACGGCGGCGTGGCCAACAACGTGCCGGTCGGCGTCGCGGTGGACGCGGGGGCGACCGACGTCACCGTGGTGATGGTCAACGCGCCGGACGAGATCGTGCCGCCGCCGCCGGACACGCTGCCCGACCTGCTGCAGGCGTGTCTCAATCTGATGCAGCGCCAGATCCTCGAAAGCGATGTCCGTCTGGTGTTCACGCGCAACCTCTTGTCGCGCCATCGAGAGGTCGAAGGCCTTAGCCCTGACGTGGCTGACTTCGTCAACGCCTTGCATCTCGATCATTGGGAGCCTATCCGCATGCGCGTCATCCGGCCGGCGCAGACGCTGGACGTGACCACGATGGGCTTTGACAACGCCGATGGTATCGCGGCCGCGATCGATGCCGGTTACCAGGACGCGCAGAACCCCGAAGTGTTCTCGGCGTAATCGGAAGTAGCGGGAAGCGGCAGGCCACAGGCGTTGCTCGAGCGGCTCGCGTATCCTTCACTTCTCACTTGTTTCAACAGGAGCCGCAGTTCGTTATGAAACTGTCGCGATCAGGATTTCTCGCCGCGCTCGGCGCTGCAGGCGCCACTGCCGGCGCAGCCCGCGCCGAAGCCGCGCTGCCGCCATGGTATCCGTTGCCCCCGCCGCTCAAACCGAAGCTGCCTACGCGGGCGCTGGTGCTCAGCGGAGCCGGGGCGCGGGGCGCGTACGAGGCCGGCGCGCTCAAGTGGCTTTATAAGGATATTGACACGCAGGGGATCCCGTACGACGTGATCTGCGGAACATCCGCCGGCGCCATCAACTCGGCGTTCGCCGCGCGAGCCACCGCCGAGTCGATCTCCCAGGCCGAACAGTTGTGGCTCTCGATGCCGCAGGCCAACGTCTTGCAGCTCGTGCCGCCCGCGCAGCACGCGATGGATGCGGGCGAGGCGTTCCGCGAATCGTCCGAGCACGGTTTCCCCGCAAAGCTGAAGTACTTGAGCCGGGCGAACCGAGAGCTCAAAGCCATGGGCTCGAAGGAAGATCTCGCCAAGGTCATGGGCGTGGTCAGCAGCGACGGCATCAACGGCCTGGTCAAGAAGTATCCCTTCACGCTGACCGAGATGAAGACGGGTCTCGTGATCACGGCCACCAACATGACGCGTTTCAGCTCCGATGCGTTCTATCATTTCGTCGGGCCGAAAGCAGACGCTCAGACCCAGCATTTCAACGCTCGCCTGAAGGTCAGCGCCGAGGGCAGTGATGACACGGTGGCGCAACCCAGCAACAGACGCTTCCGCCTGACACAAGACAATCTGGTCAAGGCCGTGCTCGCTTCCGCCGCCGTGCCCGGTGTTTTCCAACCGGTCGAAGTGCCGGTGACTGAGACCGGAGCCGCCGATCTGTACGTGGATGGCGGCGTCGCGAACAACACGCCCGTCAGCACCGCAGCGATCGCCGGCGCGACCGACATCACGGTGCTCATCGCCTCGTCGCCGGATGAAGGCAGAGAAAAACAGCCGACGACAATGCCGGGCCTGTTGGAAGCGTCGTTCGCGGTCATCCAGCGCGAGCTGCTCGAAGACGACCTGCGGCTCGCGCTTGCGAAGAATCTGCTCTCGCGCTACCGCGACTACCGCGGGCTGAGCGCGCAGACGGTCGCGTTCCTGGACTCGATCCGTGCCACCGATTGGGAGCCGATCAAGCTGCGCATCATCCGTCCTGCCACGGTGATGAAGCTGACCGCTATGGGTTTCAACGACGCGGCGGATCTGCAGGCGGCCTTCGATCTAGGTTATAACGACGCGCAGAATCCGACGGTGTACTCGCTGTGAGGGGGAAGGCTTCGCGGATCTGGGGCCTTGCGCTGGTCGCTCTGATGATGGTCGGCGCGTCGCCAAGCCCAGGCCCGACCGCCTCCGCGGCGCCGACCGCGGCCGACATCCTCTCCCGCATGGTCGCGGCGCGAAAGGGCCTCGATTCGTATTCGGTCCCCGTTCATTTCGACGTCAAGATGCACCGCCCGCTCGGCGTCTCTATGCAGCTCGATGGCACGCGCTACTTCGAGCGCCCCGACAAGCAGGCGTTGAACATGAGATCGGTGCCCGCGGCCGCCAAAGCATTCCAGCAGATGACGGCGTCGCTCGGCACCGCCGAGACGTGGCCCAACACGTACGATATCACGCTCGTCCCGCCGGACCCATCAGCCGGCTACTACGAGCTCAAAGGCGCTCCGAAGAACAGTAGCAGCACCGTGGACCACATCTTGATCGACGTCGCCAAAGACACGTTGGCTCCGATACGGGCGCGCTGGTTCTACCATAACGGCTCGACGATCGACATGACGATCGAGAACGCCATGGCCGGCCAATATCTCATGCCGAAGACCGAGACCCTCGATCTTTCGTTCCCGTCGTTCGCCGGGCACGCGGTTGGGCACTACGGCGACTACTCGCTCAACCAGCCCATCCCGGCGTCGGTTTGGGGACAGAAGTCAGGATCGTAGCGAGCAGGAGCTCTCACGTCGCGCGTGGCATTGCTCGCGTCCCTCACGGGCAAGAAAGGTTCGGGGCCATGCATATCGCCGTAGTGACGGTCTTCGTCAACGACCTCGATCGCGCGATCGACTTCTACACCAAGAAACTCGGTTGGGAAAAGACCATGGATGAGCCGATGGGCGAAGGGATGCGCTGGGTGACCGTGGCGCCGCCCGGTGCGATCACCGCGTTCACGCTATCGACGGACACCGAGCGAGGCAAGCCCGGTTCTACCGGCGTCGTGCTGGAAGTGGACGACGTCTACAAGGTCCACGACAAGCTTTCGAAAGCGGGCGTCGAGTTCGAGGATCCCCCGCGGACGGAAGCGTGGGGCGGGTGGGCGATGATCAAAGACTCGGAAGGGAACATCCTCGGATTGCACTCGGGCGCGACGGCAGGCGTCAGCAATAACTAAGGGCCGCTCGCCCCTTCGTCGTTGCCCGTGGGCTCGGGCCGAACCCGAGCTCAGTTATCACGACGAAGAGTGGGGCATCCCGGTCCACGATGATCGCAGGCTCTTCGAAATGCTCGTGTTGGAAGGCGCCCAAGCGGGCTTGAGCTGGGACACGATTCTGCGCAAACGCGCGAGCTATCGCAAAGCGTTCGCCGGATTCGATCCCGCGCGAGTAGCGCGCTTCACGCCGGCGCACATCGAGAAGCTCATGGCGGACCCGGGCATCGTGCGCAACCGCTTGAAGATCGAGTCAACTGTTTCCAATGCCAAAGCGTTTCTGACCGTTGCCCGCGAGTTCGGGAGCTTCGACACGTATGTGTGGCGCTTCGTAGACGGGAAGCCGATCGATGATAAGCGCCGGCGGATGTCGGCTGTCCCCGCATCGACCAAACGGGCTGAGGCGTTGAGCGCGGATCTCCGTAAGCGCGGCTTCCGCTTCGTCGGTCCCACGATCTGCTATGCGTTCATGCAAGCCGTGGGCCTAGTCAACGATCATCTGCTCGACTGCGCGTTTCACGATACGGAGAGAGTCAAATAGTGCCAGTCTGAAGCGCGGCCTGACCTTGAGCCACCGTCGAAAAACGCCTGAAGTGGTCGAAGACGCCCGTAAACGTGCCCGTTCCGCTCAATACAAAAGCCTTGCCGCGATACGAGCCGTCAATGCGCGTCACGTACCATACGTTCGGCATGGCCCAACCGCTCGTCTCCGTCACGCTGCCGAAGGTGGCATGCGGCGGCAGGACATTCGGGATGTACGTCAGCTTGTCGACGCGCCCGCTCGCCTGCTCGATCCACAAGGTGCCGCTGCCATGCTGCGTGTCTTTCACCGAGCTGCCGAAGATCACCGCGACAGTCCCCGGGGGGCAGGCCGCGCAAGCTTGCGGGGGCTCGAAGGTATAGTCGGCTGTGAAGCGCGGATCATACGGCTCTTTGAAAAAGATTTTTCCGACGGTCCAGTCCTGGTTTGTCTGCGCGTCGCGCTGAGCGATCTGCTGGGCGCTAAACGCTTTTCCGTCGTCGCTGATCCTGTAGTACTTGGCGCTTGCGAATGACCCGTTATTGAGCAGGATACCGCTATCGCTCTCCTCGGTATGGTGGACGGGGCCGGCATGCAGCACCGTGGAGAAATGTCGCTGCATCCCGATGATGCCGCGCACATTGGTCGTGTAGACCGCAGCGGCCCGCAGCACCAACGCGGGAACCGCTCCGCTCGGCGTAGCGCTTGGGCTGCTCGCGTGGGCATTGGCGGTCGCGGCCACACAGAACGCCGCGCACCAGATTACGCCGTTCCGGATCCCGTGCCAGTTCAGACGCAAGGCTGCGCGCTCCATCTTACGTCGAAAAGGATCCGACCGAGACCGACTGACAAGCACCGCTTGGCTGCCCAAGGGCGGCCGTGTACGTTCGGCCTTGGATGAGACTCGGAATCGACGAAGCGTAGAAGAAATCCGCAGCATAGGGGTGGGGTCCGCCTGGATCCGGCACAAG includes the following:
- a CDS encoding HdeD family acid-resistance protein; amino-acid sequence: MALAAEVVGTIADHWWVLLIRGIVGIIFGALFIFYPGITLVALLYLFGAYALVDGVFALIQAFRLGVHSDRWWPLIFEAIVGVAVGIVFFRFTGLSAVVVAFVIAVWAITTGIFELVAAFRFGGSGGAPWLLGIGGVLSIIVGIIFAWAPIEALLAYVWVLGIYAIIFGVMLIVWSFRLRSAAPTAPADAAS
- a CDS encoding tetratricopeptide repeat protein; protein product: MSADPEAVVPANAPHATPDVRPYIIKTYDRWIILVLVLLGGWLLFKPLFAFSVYYRGVSFEHMLRLRVAEHYYRKAISVDPKVPEGWLGLGELQMMRARSEPDEYANTIDTFTRGLTFNPKSGALAFSLCRAYYEIGKDYPNALTACQAGFKNDDNNRFAWDYAAWASLHVGKRDQALTYWREALRRGHGPAAAFIKRYSKSG
- a CDS encoding DNA-3-methyladenine glycosylase I, whose translation is MTKGRSPLRRCPWARAEPELSYHDEEWGIPVHDDRRLFEMLVLEGAQAGLSWDTILRKRASYRKAFAGFDPARVARFTPAHIEKLMADPGIVRNRLKIESTVSNAKAFLTVAREFGSFDTYVWRFVDGKPIDDKRRRMSAVPASTKRAEALSADLRKRGFRFVGPTICYAFMQAVGLVNDHLLDCAFHDTERVK
- a CDS encoding patatin-like phospholipase family protein is translated as MKLSRSGFLAALGAAGATAGAARAEAALPPWYPLPPPLKPKLPTRALVLSGAGARGAYEAGALKWLYKDIDTQGIPYDVICGTSAGAINSAFAARATAESISQAEQLWLSMPQANVLQLVPPAQHAMDAGEAFRESSEHGFPAKLKYLSRANRELKAMGSKEDLAKVMGVVSSDGINGLVKKYPFTLTEMKTGLVITATNMTRFSSDAFYHFVGPKADAQTQHFNARLKVSAEGSDDTVAQPSNRRFRLTQDNLVKAVLASAAVPGVFQPVEVPVTETGAADLYVDGGVANNTPVSTAAIAGATDITVLIASSPDEGREKQPTTMPGLLEASFAVIQRELLEDDLRLALAKNLLSRYRDYRGLSAQTVAFLDSIRATDWEPIKLRIIRPATVMKLTAMGFNDAADLQAAFDLGYNDAQNPTVYSL
- a CDS encoding patatin-like phospholipase family protein, giving the protein MSVSRAGFLSVLAAAAGMGVATQAEAAKPPWDPLPPPLKSPKQRVGRRALVLSGGGARGAYEAGVLKYLFRDADKDGPPFDLVCGTSAGAINAAFAARGSQASIAQAETFWRDLPNEKVLVFEPQVQDGITAVDYLMQSSHHGYPAKLSYLARANQSFHAMGPPKELVYVMGAVNDDKIQGLVRKYAMTLDELKLSLVITATNITVLGSDTFYNFNGPFGPAMQQKFLNAARLLAAKQIIEDADVQTPRDSYLHRYRLSSDNFMDAVLASASVPGVFQPVSVQHDETGAVNAYVDGGVANNVPVGVAVDAGATDVTVVMVNAPDEIVPPPPDTLPDLLQACLNLMQRQILESDVRLVFTRNLLSRHREVEGLSPDVADFVNALHLDHWEPIRMRVIRPAQTLDVTTMGFDNADGIAAAIDAGYQDAQNPEVFSA
- a CDS encoding VOC family protein, whose translation is MHIAVVTVFVNDLDRAIDFYTKKLGWEKTMDEPMGEGMRWVTVAPPGAITAFTLSTDTERGKPGSTGVVLEVDDVYKVHDKLSKAGVEFEDPPRTEAWGGWAMIKDSEGNILGLHSGATAGVSNN